Genomic window (Enterobacteriaceae bacterium 4M9):
CATAAGCGTTTTTCGTAAGATAAAAATGCCCTGCACAAGGCAGGGCAGCGCCCGAAAGAAGGGGCTTATTTCCAGAAATCGTCAAATACCGTGATCGGCGGGCGACGTTTATGCTCGGTTTTCTGATACCAGTTTTCGATAATGGCGCTGGTTTTGGCGTCCAGCGGTTTGCCTTCAAGATAGTTGTCGATGTCTTCATAGGTGACGCCAAGCGCCACTTCATCAGGCAGAGAAGGCCGGTCATCCTCAAGGTCAGCCGTGGGGGCTTTGTCGTAAAGGTGCTGCGGGCAGCCAAGATGCTTGAGCAGTTGCTTGCCCTGGCGCTTGTTCAGGCGAAACAGAGGGTTGATGTCAGTGCCTCCGTCGCCGTATTTGGTGAAAAACCCAGTCAGTGCCTCAGCGGCATGATCGGTGCCCACCACCACGCCGTGGGTCATACCGGCGATGCTGTACTGGGCTTTCATCCGTTCGCGCGCTTTTTCGTTACCGCGCACAAAATCGCTCAGTTCCATACCGGCTTCGCGCAGCGCCTGTTCGCTGGCGAGCACTGCGCCTTTGATGTTTACCGTCATCACGCGGTCCGGTTCAATAAACGTTAGTGCGTCCTGGCAGTCCTGTTCATCGGCCTGGTTGCCGTAAGGCAGGCGTACAGCAATAAACTGGTAATCACTATTGCCGGTTTGCTCGCGTATCTCGCTGATAGCGCGCTGGCACAGTTTACCGGCGAGGGTGGAGTCCTGGCCGCCGCTAATGCCAAGCACCAGCGTTTTGATAAACGGATAGCGCGTGAGATAGCTCTTGAGAAAGTCGACGCTGCGGCGCACTTCTGATTCGGCATCAACATTGGGTTGCACGCCGAGTGCGCGGATAATCTCTTGCTGTAGGCTCATGTACTCCTCCGTAAAATAACGCGCCCGCGGCGGGCGGGCGAAAGTTATTTAAAATTAACCTGCCCGACAAAAAACGACAAGCGAACATGACGCCGCATCGCTGCGGCTGATGCTGTTTTATGCCGTAGTTGGGCAAAACCGTGTCAGATGCATTTGCTATGTGTGCGCAAGCTTCGTTAACAAGTTGAAAAAAATTGATTTATATTCCAGGCTTATTCGACACGCTGAAATAAAAAGAGGATGTAAAATGAACAAACTTGCAGGAGTTGTAGGTGCAGCGGCTGTTCTCGCAATGCTGGCTGGGTGTACGGCTTATGACCGCACTAAAGATCAGTTTACGCAACCGGTAGTCAAAGATGTTAAAAAGGGCATGACCCGTGAGCAGGTGCGCCAGATAGCGGGCCAGCCGTCATCTGAAGTTTCAATGGTACACGCACGCGGTACGTGCCAGACCTATATTCTGGGTCAGCGTGGCAGCCAGATTGAAACTTACTTTGTGGCGCTTGATGATGCCGGTCGTGTGATGAACTCAGGCTATCAGAGCTG
Coding sequences:
- the nadE gene encoding ammonia-dependent NAD(+) synthetase; the protein is MSLQQEIIRALGVQPNVDAESEVRRSVDFLKSYLTRYPFIKTLVLGISGGQDSTLAGKLCQRAISEIREQTGNSDYQFIAVRLPYGNQADEQDCQDALTFIEPDRVMTVNIKGAVLASEQALREAGMELSDFVRGNEKARERMKAQYSIAGMTHGVVVGTDHAAEALTGFFTKYGDGGTDINPLFRLNKRQGKQLLKHLGCPQHLYDKAPTADLEDDRPSLPDEVALGVTYEDIDNYLEGKPLDAKTSAIIENWYQKTEHKRRPPITVFDDFWK
- the osmE gene encoding osmotically-inducible lipoprotein OsmE, whose protein sequence is MNKLAGVVGAAAVLAMLAGCTAYDRTKDQFTQPVVKDVKKGMTREQVRQIAGQPSSEVSMVHARGTCQTYILGQRGSQIETYFVALDDAGRVMNSGYQSCSEYDTDPQAPQQKKVFQ